The following nucleotide sequence is from Chryseobacterium sp. CY350.
AGTAATAGCTCGTCTTTATCATAGCCTCTATTTTAATACCATCTGCAAAATCTGAAATTATCTGAGCATTTTTACCTTCATATTTGAATAAATTCTTTTTAACAATTTAAAAACTTGCTTGTTTAGAAGACCTGTCTTTAATACTTAATCATCCCATTTTTTATTCTTCATCCATTCTCCTGTGCCTTCATCTAATTGATAAAAGCCGTAACTCCAATCATAAGTAATTAAAATTTCTATCCCCTGTACAAAGTTCTCAGATATTCTAAAAATATAGTCTCCCAGCATATATATTTTTCCATCAGAATCACAAGCTATTCTATACCCATCAGGATCAAAACTAGCAAATGGAAATATTTTTTTACCAATTACATTTTCATAGTAGTCATAATCTTCATCGGGATATTTTTCATATTCAAAAAAAGCATATTCAGGACTTATTGTTAGTTTATTTGTTACATCTGATTCATAAGATTTTATATCTAAAACCACAATAGATCCACATTTTGCTAAGAAAGTTTTCAAAAAATTAGGAAACTCATCAAATCTATAAACCTCTTTATATTCTGTAAGTAGATCATTTGATTCTGAAAATCCAGCATTTTCAAATTGTTTTTGAACTTTTTTTGTAAATTTAATTGTATTCATGATTACTGTACTTCTTTAATATTAAAATATTAGAAGTGATTCTGCGAATTCTATACTTTACTGATAAATATCTTATCCTTAAAATCTTTTAATGAATAATTTTCATTTAATATCTCCACTAAAAGAGACTTAGTTTCGCTGTCAGGATTATTCTCTATTCCTACTCCTTTTAAAATAAATGCTAAGTCATTTTCAGAGTTTTGATATATATCACCAATCAAATATTTATCTCCTTCAATTTTTACGTTAAAAAATATTTTGTTTGATAAATTGAATACTTCAATTATTTTTATCTTAGTTGTCATAATCTAATCTTTTTAATTCATTTTTAAAATATCCTAATCTTTCTTCTATTAATTTTATCTCTTCTTTTGGTAATTTCCATTTAATTGAATTTTCTAAAAGCTCTTCTGCTGCTTCTTTTTCCATTAAGTTTTCAGCAATAATATTATTATATTTGTTTACCCAGGTATTATACTTACCACTTCTAAATTGCTCTGCATGAATCAATTCCTCATATACAGCTGAAGTTGTTACATTTTTATTTAAATAAATAAGTTCTTCATTAAAGGTCAGTGCCTCAATTTCTTCATTATAAATTTTTTCTCTTGACGCTATATACTCAAAAGAATTTTCATCATATACCAAATCTCCACCTGTTTTCTTAAAATCATCTTGCAATTCTTTGAGAAGTTTTTTACTAATTGGCTTGCCTTTAATTTTAGAAAATAATTCAGTTCTCTTCGAATTCCTTAATGCCTTTTTAACCTTATCAGCTCCTTTCCCATTTCTCGCCAAAACACTCTCAATCCACTTCACAAATTTAGGTAAAAGCTTAGTAAGTTTTACAATTGCTTTGATGATCGTAATAATGGTAATAACAATATTTATCGCCAAAATGGTATCTTCACCTTCATTATACTGTATTTGGTATTGATTCAGTTTTGGATCATCATAGCGGGAGTATTTGTAGTTCTTAACAGCTTCTATAATATCATTAAACACCTTTCCGGGATCTTGTATAATTTTACTGAGCATTTCTTCTACTCCTTCTCTGATCTCTAAAAATTCTAAGTTAGTTTCTCCGCCTAATAAATCACTTATGACAATGTTAATTGCTAATATTGCAATATCAATAAAGCCTGCAAAAAACTCAACCAGTCCGTTATAAATACCACAGAAATAAGCAATGTCTAATTTAATATTATCTCTACTCTCAACTAGCCATTTTTTAAAATTTTCAATACCCTTTATTTTCTCGTCTATTCCTTTTATGATGTCTTCTATAGTTTCTATTTTAAATTCTTTCCCTATTATTTTAAAAGACTTAATAAGTTCTAACTGATTTCTAAACTTGGTAAGCCCATGTTTTAAAGAATCACATTTTTTTACAAAATAATTAATCGCCAATTCCGGTTTCGAAAAAAGATATTGATCAGATTTTAATGTAGGATCCCATTGTTCACGAGAAAACTTTTCGTCTTTACGAAAATCATCCGAAATATTTTCAGTTATTTTTTTAAAATAATTCTGTAATTCTATTCCAGATATATTCATTAGCTTGGTTTGCAAATTTATAGAATCTAAAAAAGCATCCGAAATTTCTTCTTCTTTGAACTGAAAAGTCTTATTATTTTTATTTTCATCATAAATATATTTTGCCCAATATTTTGGTAAATAATTTGGATCCTTATATTCATGATAATATTTTATCATTGTATCGCTCATTTTTATCAATAACACCCTACCCAAACTAATAGTATGGTCATCTTTTTCTGCATATATGATACAATCTGTTTCGTCATCATCCATTCCTCTAGAGTTTTTAAGCTTTAAATTTTCTTCCCGAAATTCGTTGATGAGTTTTGTAGCATTGTAATCATGTATTATTTCATATTTCCAAGATCCCATAGCTTACAGTTTTGGTATTTGTCCGGTTATTATTTCTCTTAGTTCTCTATAAAATTCACTATTCTTACCAAAAGGTGTACTTAGTGCAATTTCATTAGATATTTCCTGAAAAGTTTTGTTTGTTCTTATTCCTTCAAAAGGGTCTTTACTTCCTACAAAACCTTGCTTTACATCATCGAAATTGAGGATTTTAAATTGGGAAAGATCTCCTAAATCGTCATTAAAATTTTCCATATTTCTTGTTTTTTTAATTAAATAATAATTTTTTGAAACGTTTCTTAGGCAAATCTAAACCGTAACAACGACAAAAGTTGACGTGTTATATATCAAAAAAAAAGACCACAAATTGTGGTCTTTTTATGTATTATGATTTCACTCTTTAAGAGTTTTTTTCTGATTATTTCATCATTTAATCTACAATCTTAAAATCCAATTGCTTTTGAATTAAATTAGCTTTTACCACTTTTATCTGAACTTCTTCACCCAACTGAAATTTTCTGCCAGTTCTTGATCCGTAAACAGCGTGTGTCGACTTATCATACGTGTAAGAATCATCCATCAAATCGCGTAATTTAATCAAACCTTCAGCTCCGTTTTCAGGAATTTGTACCCAGAAACCAAATTCGGCAACACCTGAAATAACTCCAGTGAAAGTTTCTCCCAAATGTTTTTCCATGAATTTTACCTGCATAAATTTGATAGAATCTCTTTCTGCATCGGCGGCCAAACGCTCTCTTGCGCTGCAATGTTTAGATTTTTCTTCCAATTCGTTTTTGTCAGGAGATTTTCCGCCATCCAGATAATGCTGAAGTAATCTGTGCGCCAACAAATCGGGATAACGACGAATAGGAGAGGTGAAATGCGAATAATAATCAAATCCAAGACCGTAGTGACCAATCGGTTCGGTAGAGTAGACCGCTTTACTCATGCTTCGCATCGCTAAAGTCTCGATCATATTTTCTTCACCTTTGCCTTTTACTTCCGACAGTAAATTATTCAAAGATTCGGCAACTTTTTTGGTGTTTGCCAAATCCATTTTATATCCGAATGTCGAAACAAAATCTCTTAAAGCTTCCAATTTCGCTGGATCAGGATCGTCGTGAACTCTGTAAATAAATGTATTTCCGTTTGGTCTTCCTTTTTTAAGCGAAACAAATTCAGAGACTTTTTTATTTGCTAAAAGCATGAATTCTTCAATCAAATGATTTGAATCTTTGCTGACTTTAAAGTAGACACCGATCGGTTCACTTTTTTCATTTAAATTAAATCGAACCTCGCTTCTGTCAAAAGTAATTGCACCGTTTTTAATTCTCTGGTCACGCATGACTTTTGCAAGTCTGTCGAGCGTTAGAATTTCTTCCGTTAAATCGCCTTGCTGAGTTTCAATTCTTTCCTGAGCTTCCTCATAAGTGAATCTTCGATCTGAGTGAATTACTGTTCTTCCGAACCATTCGTTCACCACTTCAGCTTTATCATTCATCTCAAAAACCGCTGAGAAAGTAAATTTATCTTCATTCGGACGAAGCGAACAAACGTCATTACTTAACACTTCGGGCAACATTGGTACAACTCTGTCGACCAAATAAACGGAAGTTGCTCTTTCGTAAGCTTCATCATCCAACATCGTTCCCGGAACCACATAATGAGAAACGTCTGCGATGTGTACACCGATTTCCCAGTTTCCATTATCTAGTTTTTGGATGGATAAAGCATCATCAAAATCTTTTGCATCTTTCGGGTCAATGGTGAATGTACAGATTTTTCGCATATCTCTACGTTTTGCCACTTCTTCATCCGTAACTCTTCTGTCGATTTTGTCAGCGTCTGCTTCCACTTCTTCAGGAAAATTATAAGGCAAACCATATTCTGCTAAAATAGAGTGAATTTCCGTTTCATGTTCTCCAGGAGCTCCAAGAACTTTTATAATTTCACCATCAGGATTTTTGTCACCTGCCTTCCATTCAAGCATTTTTACAACGACTTTGTCACCGTTTTCGGCACCGTTAATTTTACCTTTTGGTATAAAAATATCCGTGTTAATCGTCTTTTTATCGCAGACTACAAATCCAAATTCTTTGTGCTGAACGAGCTGGAAAGTTCCGACAAACTCAGTACGGCTTCTTTCTAAAACTTCAAGCACAGAGCCTTCCATTTTCTTACCTTTAAAATTGTAAGTAACAATAAGTACTTTATCGCCCTGCAATGCATCTTTTACATTTTTTGCATGAACGAAAACATCATCTTTTAAATTCTCAACTGTTACATAAGCATTTCCGCTTTGGTTGAAATCGATAATCCCTGTTAAAGTTCCTTCAATATTTAAATTGATACTGTACTTTCCTTTGTCTGTTTCTTTGATTCTCTGATTAGATAAAAGCTTATGCAAAGCCTGAATCACCAATTCTCGTTGTCGAGGATTTCTATAGTCGATCCCATCCGAGATTTGCTTATAATTGTATATTTTTGTCTGATTCTGATTCATAAAACGGAGAATCAGCCTTCCGATTTCCAGAAGTTTTGAGTCATTTTTCTGACTTATGTATTTATTTTTTTTTGGCATTTTATTCTTTTAAAATTTAATATTATCAAATTTCTCTGATAATTCTTTATTATTTTCTCGCACCATTGATACGAATATTTGTATTTGATTGATATTGAATTAAATTCTGTTCCACTTATTTAGTAATAATTGGAATTTTAGTTTTGTATAAATTTAATACAAAAAAGGAGAAGAAGAGAGAAAAACCTTCAAATTTATAGACTGGTTTTTTATGGAAATAAATAGACTGGTAATTTCTATTTATTAAAGCAAATATAAGAAATAACAAATAAATAAGGCTTGCAAACTGAATTACAAGCCTTTATGATTTAGCAGAATGCTATTTTATCAACTCTTGTCTGATGCCTTCCGCCTTCAAAATCGGTAGACAAAAATTTGTTGGCGATTTCGATGGCAACTTCTTTAGAAATAAATCTAGCAGGTATGGAAATCATATTGGCATCATTGTGCTGTCTTGCTAACACTGCAATTTCCGGCATCCAGCATAGTGCACAACGTATTTTCTGATGCTTGTTGGCTGTAATCTGTACTCCGTTTCCGCTTCCACAGAGAAGAATTCCCAGTTCGT
It contains:
- the rpiB gene encoding ribose 5-phosphate isomerase B; this encodes MKRKIAIAADHAGFEYKEILKKHLEEQFEVQDFGTFSTDSVDYPDFVHPAATSVENGENELGILLCGSGNGVQITANKHQKIRCALCWMPEIAVLARQHNDANMISIPARFISKEVAIEIANKFLSTDFEGGRHQTRVDKIAFC
- a CDS encoding SUKH-3 domain-containing protein is translated as MNTIKFTKKVQKQFENAGFSESNDLLTEYKEVYRFDEFPNFLKTFLAKCGSIVVLDIKSYESDVTNKLTISPEYAFFEYEKYPDEDYDYYENVIGKKIFPFASFDPDGYRIACDSDGKIYMLGDYIFRISENFVQGIEILITYDWSYGFYQLDEGTGEWMKNKKWDD
- the rnr gene encoding ribonuclease R, with amino-acid sequence MPKKNKYISQKNDSKLLEIGRLILRFMNQNQTKIYNYKQISDGIDYRNPRQRELVIQALHKLLSNQRIKETDKGKYSINLNIEGTLTGIIDFNQSGNAYVTVENLKDDVFVHAKNVKDALQGDKVLIVTYNFKGKKMEGSVLEVLERSRTEFVGTFQLVQHKEFGFVVCDKKTINTDIFIPKGKINGAENGDKVVVKMLEWKAGDKNPDGEIIKVLGAPGEHETEIHSILAEYGLPYNFPEEVEADADKIDRRVTDEEVAKRRDMRKICTFTIDPKDAKDFDDALSIQKLDNGNWEIGVHIADVSHYVVPGTMLDDEAYERATSVYLVDRVVPMLPEVLSNDVCSLRPNEDKFTFSAVFEMNDKAEVVNEWFGRTVIHSDRRFTYEEAQERIETQQGDLTEEILTLDRLAKVMRDQRIKNGAITFDRSEVRFNLNEKSEPIGVYFKVSKDSNHLIEEFMLLANKKVSEFVSLKKGRPNGNTFIYRVHDDPDPAKLEALRDFVSTFGYKMDLANTKKVAESLNNLLSEVKGKGEENMIETLAMRSMSKAVYSTEPIGHYGLGFDYYSHFTSPIRRYPDLLAHRLLQHYLDGGKSPDKNELEEKSKHCSARERLAADAERDSIKFMQVKFMEKHLGETFTGVISGVAEFGFWVQIPENGAEGLIKLRDLMDDSYTYDKSTHAVYGSRTGRKFQLGEEVQIKVVKANLIQKQLDFKIVD